A segment of the uncultured Desulfobulbus sp. genome:
CCTGATCAGCCGCATGGAAAAACCCACCAAGGGCATGCTCGATGTGGCCGGATTTGATCTCGCCAAGCTGCCCGAGGGAAAAATCCACCTGCTGCGGCGCAAGATCGGCATGGCCTACCAGGACTTCAAACTCCTGCCCGATCGGACCGTGGCCGACAACATCGCCGTTGCCATGGAAGTGCTCTACACCCCCAGAGCCACCATTGAACGCCGTACGCGGGAACTCTTGGAACAGCTGGATTTAAACCGTAAATACGCCACCCGTACTGCGGAACTTTCCCGCGGCGAGCAGCAGCGGGTCGCCATTGCCCGGGCCGTGGCCAATGTTCCGGAAATCGTCATTGCCGATGAGCCCACCGGCAACCTCGATGGTGAAACCACCGCCAGGGTGATGGATCTGTTCTACCGGCTCAACCGCAAGGGGTCGACCCTCTTGATCGCCACCCACGACACCTCCATCTACCGTCCGGGCAGGGATCGCGTGATTGAACTGCGCTACGGGCGCCTGCGCTCCTCGCTGCAGGCCGAGCCCGCCGTTGCGGATACGCTCCTCGATCCAACCGATTCCGCAGAGGAGGACTAAGCAATGCGTTTTCTGGCCGTCACCTTCCGCCATACACTCCGCAACATGCTGCTGACCTGGAAATCCCAGTGCATGACCCTGTTTACGGTTTCTCTTTCGGTATTGATTTTCTCGTTTTTCTACCTGGTGTACACCAATGCCATGCAGGTCAGCGCCTCGCTCGACGATGATCTCCGCCTGATCGTCTATCTCGACGAGGAGCCGTCTCCCCCGATGCAGGCCCAGTACCGCAGTAAAATCCTCAAATTCGACCAGGTTGAAAAAATCGAGTTTGTCAGCAGCAAAGAGGCCTACAAACGTTTCGAACAGACCCTCGGAGCTGACAGCGACATACTCACCGGTGTGCCTGAAGACTTCCTCCCCGCCTCGATCGAGGTCTCCCCCATCCGCTCGCTGGACAGCCTGTCGAGAATCAAGCGTTTTTCCGACTACCTGCAGACCCTGCCCGGTGTGCTCAAGGTCCAGTACGGCAAGCAGTGGATCGATCGTTTTCATTCCTTTATTCAGGTTATACGGGTGGTTATCCTCCTCTCCGGCGCCCTTCTGGTCATGACCACCACCTTCATGGTGGCCCATACCATCCGTCTCACCCTGGTCTTTCGTCAACAGGAGCTGGAACTGCTCCGTCTCGTTGGCGCGACCAACAACTATATTCGCATGCCCTTTCTCTTCGAAGGCGCTCTCCAGGGGTTCATCGGTGCCGGGAGCGGCGTTGCCGCACTGCTGCTTCTCTTCAACTGGATCAAGCTTCAGTTTGCCGGACC
Coding sequences within it:
- the ftsE gene encoding cell division ATP-binding protein FtsE, which produces MTTDTPPPDIIIDLIKVSKSYPPDVQALSDISLSVQRGEIVYLTGMSGAGKTTLLRLISRMEKPTKGMLDVAGFDLAKLPEGKIHLLRRKIGMAYQDFKLLPDRTVADNIAVAMEVLYTPRATIERRTRELLEQLDLNRKYATRTAELSRGEQQRVAIARAVANVPEIVIADEPTGNLDGETTARVMDLFYRLNRKGSTLLIATHDTSIYRPGRDRVIELRYGRLRSSLQAEPAVADTLLDPTDSAEED
- a CDS encoding permease-like cell division protein FtsX gives rise to the protein MRFLAVTFRHTLRNMLLTWKSQCMTLFTVSLSVLIFSFFYLVYTNAMQVSASLDDDLRLIVYLDEEPSPPMQAQYRSKILKFDQVEKIEFVSSKEAYKRFEQTLGADSDILTGVPEDFLPASIEVSPIRSLDSLSRIKRFSDYLQTLPGVLKVQYGKQWIDRFHSFIQVIRVVILLSGALLVMTTTFMVAHTIRLTLVFRQQELELLRLVGATNNYIRMPFLFEGALQGFIGAGSGVAALLLLFNWIKLQFAGPVSTPLPFTFLPWPAIGLIVGLAALLCILGSFSAIRRFLRL